In Sporosarcina sp. PTS2304, a genomic segment contains:
- a CDS encoding flagellar biosynthetic protein FliO gives MKQKNFTKWLLVFFLCVVFTPLAHADTDPDISVSDCIGKGVDCSSKDSTKDQINEPAESTDDVTEITPTGLTAWDYIRTLLAFIFVIGLLLWLLRFMNKRNRTFDQNRLMTNLGGVPLGQHKSIQLVKMGNHYFVVGVGENVQLLREIEDPDEIADLLARYDQEGSEVRKGIMSQLYERFFSKINSGTNKETSDFSSLFTSKMEEIRADRKQQIDRLKEKGSDRDG, from the coding sequence ATGAAACAAAAAAACTTTACCAAATGGTTACTAGTATTCTTTCTGTGTGTTGTTTTCACACCATTGGCTCATGCAGATACAGATCCTGACATAAGTGTTTCAGACTGTATAGGCAAAGGCGTGGATTGTAGTTCAAAAGATTCTACCAAAGACCAAATAAACGAACCGGCTGAATCGACTGATGACGTAACGGAAATAACTCCTACGGGTCTTACGGCATGGGATTATATACGAACATTGCTTGCTTTTATCTTTGTAATCGGGTTACTTTTATGGTTGCTTCGATTCATGAATAAGCGAAATCGCACGTTTGACCAAAATCGTTTAATGACTAATTTAGGCGGAGTACCTCTTGGTCAGCACAAGTCTATTCAATTAGTGAAAATGGGAAATCATTATTTTGTTGTTGGTGTGGGTGAAAACGTTCAACTATTGCGTGAAATAGAAGATCCGGACGAAATTGCAGACTTGCTTGCTCGGTATGATCAAGAAGGCAGCGAAGTTCGAAAAGGTATTATGTCACAGTTATATGAACGTTTTTTCTCTAAAATAAATTCAGGCACTAATAAAGAAACTTCTGATTTCAGCTCATTATTCACATCAAAAATGGAAGAGATTAGAGCAGATCGTAAGCAACAGATAGATCGTTTGAAGGAGAAAGGGAGCGACCGGGATGGCTGA
- the flhB gene encoding flagellar biosynthesis protein FlhB, whose protein sequence is MAELLLTLDLQFFAGEKTEKATPKKRQDSRKKGQVLKSQDVTSAIVLLSVFIFMFFAAGFMRDNFFVFFRESFTHFIPIHTMNEDQVMLVYMSIIKQMAIILLPIMVIAVIASVAANLLQFGLLFTGETLKFDLKKIDPIKGLKRIFSIKAIVELLKSVLKISFIGTVTTLVIWMNFGKVLDLAFSTPQMTLLTIAKLVGMMGIIASLVLLFISILDFLYQKFDYEKNLKMSKQDIKDEYKNMDGDPLIKSKIKQRQREMAMRRMMQEIPEADVVITNPTHFAIALKYDEEQMDSPIVIAKGADFVAQKIKMIAKEHDIVMVENRPLARSMYDQVEIGDRIPEEFFKAVAEILAYVYRIQRKI, encoded by the coding sequence GTGGCTGAATTGTTGCTGACGCTTGATTTGCAGTTTTTCGCAGGCGAGAAAACAGAGAAAGCCACCCCAAAAAAGAGACAAGACTCTCGAAAAAAAGGGCAAGTTCTTAAAAGCCAAGACGTAACTAGTGCCATCGTGTTACTCTCGGTATTTATTTTTATGTTTTTCGCAGCGGGGTTTATGCGAGATAACTTCTTTGTGTTTTTCCGTGAATCCTTTACGCATTTTATACCTATACATACGATGAATGAAGATCAAGTCATGCTAGTTTATATGAGTATCATAAAACAAATGGCTATTATTTTATTACCGATTATGGTCATAGCTGTTATCGCTAGTGTTGCAGCCAACTTACTACAATTCGGTTTATTATTTACTGGTGAAACATTAAAATTCGATTTAAAAAAGATTGATCCGATTAAAGGATTAAAACGAATCTTTTCTATAAAAGCAATCGTCGAGCTATTAAAGTCTGTACTTAAAATATCTTTTATCGGTACTGTCACGACATTAGTCATTTGGATGAACTTCGGTAAAGTGTTAGATTTGGCATTCAGTACGCCGCAAATGACGCTACTTACGATTGCTAAATTAGTAGGAATGATGGGAATCATTGCTTCACTCGTATTACTGTTTATTTCAATATTAGATTTCCTGTATCAAAAATTTGACTATGAAAAAAATCTGAAAATGTCTAAACAAGATATTAAAGATGAATATAAAAATATGGATGGAGATCCTTTAATAAAATCAAAAATTAAGCAACGACAGCGCGAAATGGCGATGCGACGGATGATGCAAGAAATTCCAGAAGCAGATGTAGTAATTACAAATCCTACACACTTTGCAATTGCTTTAAAGTATGATGAAGAGCAAATGGATTCACCAATCGTTATTGCTAAAGGCGCAGATTTTGTAGCACAAAAAATTAAAATGATCGCAAAAGAGCATGATATTGTCATGGTAGAAAATCGCCCTCTTGCACGATCGATGTACGACCAAGTTGAAATAGGAGATCGAATACCTGAAGAATTCTTTAAGGCGGTCGCTGAAATTTTAGCATATGTTTATCGTATTCAAAGGAAAATATAA
- the fliP gene encoding flagellar type III secretion system pore protein FliP (The bacterial flagellar biogenesis protein FliP forms a type III secretion system (T3SS)-type pore required for flagellar assembly.), whose protein sequence is MADFLNSFSSSDPTNVSTSIKMLLLLTVLSLAPAILILMTSFARIIIVLSFVRTALATQQMPPNQVLVGLALFLTFFIMAPVLSQVNEEALTPLFDEEISLDEAYERASGPFKEFMSEHTRQKDLELFLRYNEMERPETIEDIPLTMMVPAFALSEIKTAFQMGFMIFIPFLVIDMIVASVLMSMGMMMLPPVMISLPFKILLFVLVDGWYLIIQSLLQSF, encoded by the coding sequence ATGGCTGATTTTTTAAATTCGTTCTCGAGCAGTGACCCGACTAACGTTTCCACATCTATAAAGATGTTGCTTCTTCTAACTGTATTATCGTTAGCTCCGGCAATTTTGATCTTAATGACATCGTTTGCACGTATCATTATTGTGCTATCATTTGTCAGAACAGCTTTGGCTACACAACAAATGCCACCTAACCAAGTACTCGTGGGACTAGCATTATTTTTAACATTTTTTATAATGGCTCCCGTTCTAAGCCAAGTAAATGAGGAAGCGTTGACGCCTTTATTTGACGAAGAAATTAGTTTAGATGAAGCATATGAACGGGCAAGTGGTCCATTTAAAGAGTTCATGAGTGAGCATACGCGACAGAAAGATTTAGAGCTGTTTCTACGTTACAATGAAATGGAACGACCTGAGACGATTGAAGATATTCCTTTGACCATGATGGTTCCTGCTTTTGCATTAAGTGAAATCAAGACTGCCTTTCAAATGGGTTTTATGATTTTTATTCCATTTCTAGTCATTGATATGATAGTTGCCAGTGTACTAATGTCGATGGGTATGATGATGCTACCACCTGTAATGATTTCATTGCCTTTTAAAATTTTATTGTTTGTTTTAGTAGATGGTTGGTATTTAATTATCCAGTCTTTGTTACAAAGCTTTTAG
- the fliY gene encoding flagellar motor switch phosphatase FliY — translation MSDNILSQEEIEALLRGETLEPAEPETTEININDYLTEMEQDALGEVGNISFGSSATALSALLGQKVDITTPTLTIINRDEIDQEFKHPYVAIKVEYTEGLSGANLLVIKQSDAAIIADLMLGGDGTAPNEELGDIHLSAVQEAMNQMMGSSATSMSTIFNKKVDISPPTIDLMNIQLDQGTEHIPAHNLLIRVSFNLKVGELIDSNIMQLFPLEFGKKLVSSLMGEEEAATLTEVEPTREVSSPPPVAPPEPEYQQPAPQSVPQPEPSYQAPPASRPAQPQVQVQQAEFASFQSPSLSKEESNNLNMLLDIPLQVTVELGRTKRSVKEILEMSGGSIIELDKLAGEPVDILVNNRYIAKGEVVVIDENFGVRITDILSQMDRINNLR, via the coding sequence ATGAGTGATAATATTCTCTCACAAGAAGAAATTGAAGCATTATTGCGTGGTGAAACTCTTGAACCAGCTGAGCCAGAAACAACAGAGATAAATATTAATGATTATCTGACGGAAATGGAGCAAGACGCACTCGGTGAAGTGGGGAATATTTCATTTGGTAGTTCTGCAACTGCTCTTTCGGCATTGCTTGGACAAAAAGTAGATATAACAACCCCGACGTTAACTATCATTAATCGTGATGAAATCGATCAAGAATTCAAACATCCGTATGTAGCGATAAAAGTGGAATATACTGAAGGTTTAAGTGGAGCGAATTTATTAGTTATTAAGCAAAGTGATGCAGCAATTATTGCAGATCTTATGCTGGGTGGAGACGGTACAGCTCCTAATGAAGAGTTAGGTGATATTCATTTGAGTGCTGTTCAAGAAGCGATGAATCAAATGATGGGTTCTTCTGCCACTTCTATGTCTACGATTTTTAATAAAAAAGTAGATATTTCACCGCCAACTATCGATTTAATGAATATTCAGCTGGACCAAGGGACAGAACATATCCCCGCGCATAATTTGCTAATTCGTGTATCGTTCAATTTAAAAGTAGGTGAATTGATTGATTCTAATATTATGCAACTCTTTCCTCTGGAGTTCGGGAAAAAGTTAGTATCATCTTTAATGGGAGAGGAAGAAGCCGCGACACTAACTGAAGTCGAGCCGACACGTGAAGTTTCTTCACCGCCGCCCGTTGCACCACCAGAGCCCGAATATCAACAACCGGCTCCGCAATCAGTGCCACAACCAGAACCGTCTTATCAAGCACCACCGGCTTCTAGGCCCGCTCAGCCGCAAGTTCAAGTTCAACAAGCAGAGTTTGCCAGTTTTCAATCACCTAGTTTAAGCAAAGAAGAATCAAATAATTTAAATATGCTACTTGATATACCACTCCAAGTAACAGTAGAATTAGGACGTACGAAACGTTCTGTGAAAGAGATACTAGAAATGTCTGGAGGTTCGATTATTGAACTAGACAAGTTAGCTGGAGAACCTGTCGATATTCTAGTGAACAATCGCTATATTGCTAAAGGGGAAGTAGTAGTCATTGACGAGAACTTTGGAGTTCGCATAACGGACATCCTTAGTCAGATGGATCGAATTAATAATTTACGATAG
- the fliQ gene encoding flagellar biosynthesis protein FliQ, protein MTSEFVISIAERSIWVILLSSGPLLIVALLTGLGVSIFQATTQIQEQTLAFVPKIIAVMVAIVFFGPWMLSRVTNYASDIFSNLSRYIG, encoded by the coding sequence ATGACGAGTGAATTTGTAATTTCCATTGCTGAGCGGTCAATTTGGGTGATTCTTCTCTCTTCAGGACCTCTCCTGATCGTAGCATTGTTGACAGGGCTCGGAGTTAGTATTTTCCAAGCCACCACACAAATCCAAGAACAGACATTAGCGTTCGTTCCTAAGATCATAGCAGTTATGGTCGCTATTGTTTTCTTTGGTCCTTGGATGTTATCACGAGTAACGAACTATGCGAGCGATATATTCTCTAATCTTTCTAGGTATATCGGGTGA
- a CDS encoding response regulator, whose translation MGKRILVVDDAAFMRMMIKDILTKNNYEVVGEAADGAQAIEKYNELKPDLVTMDITMPEMDGIAALKAIKSTHPTATIIMCSAMGQQAMVIDAIQAGAKDFIVKPFQADRVIEAIDKALS comes from the coding sequence ATGGGAAAAAGAATTTTAGTAGTAGACGACGCTGCATTTATGCGCATGATGATCAAAGATATTTTAACAAAAAATAATTATGAAGTGGTTGGAGAAGCAGCTGACGGGGCACAGGCGATCGAGAAATATAACGAGTTGAAACCGGATCTGGTGACTATGGATATCACTATGCCTGAAATGGATGGAATCGCTGCACTAAAAGCGATCAAGAGTACACATCCGACCGCAACTATTATTATGTGTTCCGCTATGGGCCAACAAGCAATGGTAATTGATGCAATCCAAGCAGGAGCAAAAGACTTTATAGTGAAACCGTTCCAAGCTGACCGTGTTATTGAAGCAATTGATAAAGCGCTGAGCTAA
- the flhF gene encoding flagellar biosynthesis protein FlhF, with protein sequence MKMKKYTAATMVEAMKQVREDFGEDAVILSSQVMKTKGFFGLFQKKFVEVVAGFDKQSEKRTPESSAYSVAQTAAVVETTAQLQKEIREIKRLINDMQNTNHTFEKYPNELLPLLSSLRSQGLAQEYISQIGDTIFQRMKQDKEDFDETAQVALMKEWFVNKLHGVPMGGISYQKKYINVLGPTGVGKTTTIAKIAARALLEEKKKIGFITTDTYRIAAIEQLRTYANLLQAPVEIAYNATDFRAAIEKLADRDLIFIDTAGRNYKEAKFVDDLKKLVDFSLDMETFLVLSTTSKEQDMDIIVQRFQKFPIEKFIFTKTDETNSVGAMINLMLKYNIGTAYYTDGQEVPEDIAEADFEKVFSLLLAGDSHA encoded by the coding sequence ATGAAAATGAAAAAGTATACTGCAGCTACTATGGTTGAGGCTATGAAGCAAGTCCGGGAAGATTTTGGTGAGGATGCAGTTATTCTTAGCTCTCAAGTCATGAAAACTAAAGGGTTTTTCGGATTGTTTCAAAAGAAGTTTGTAGAAGTAGTTGCAGGTTTTGATAAACAGAGTGAAAAAAGAACTCCTGAATCATCTGCGTATTCTGTTGCTCAAACTGCGGCTGTAGTAGAAACTACAGCACAGCTCCAAAAAGAAATTCGGGAAATTAAAAGATTAATTAATGACATGCAAAATACTAATCATACATTTGAAAAATATCCCAATGAGTTACTTCCTTTGCTGTCTAGTCTTCGAAGTCAGGGGCTGGCACAAGAATATATTTCACAAATCGGTGATACAATTTTCCAGAGAATGAAACAAGATAAAGAAGATTTTGATGAAACTGCACAAGTTGCCCTTATGAAAGAATGGTTTGTAAATAAGTTGCATGGCGTTCCTATGGGAGGAATTAGTTATCAAAAAAAATATATTAACGTGCTAGGACCCACAGGTGTTGGAAAAACGACGACAATTGCTAAAATTGCAGCTCGTGCACTATTGGAAGAGAAAAAGAAGATCGGTTTTATTACAACAGATACGTATCGCATAGCAGCTATAGAACAATTACGAACATATGCGAATCTACTTCAAGCGCCAGTAGAAATCGCGTACAATGCCACAGACTTCCGAGCGGCAATTGAAAAATTAGCGGATCGCGATTTAATTTTTATAGATACAGCAGGACGAAATTACAAAGAAGCGAAATTCGTAGATGATTTAAAGAAACTAGTAGACTTCTCGCTTGATATGGAGACGTTTCTTGTATTATCTACTACGTCCAAAGAGCAAGATATGGACATTATCGTGCAACGTTTCCAAAAATTCCCTATAGAAAAATTTATCTTCACGAAGACGGATGAAACAAATTCTGTCGGTGCAATGATCAACTTGATGCTTAAATATAATATAGGAACGGCATATTATACAGATGGCCAGGAAGTACCTGAAGATATTGCAGAGGCTGATTTCGAGAAAGTTTTTTCACTTTTACTAGCAGGTGATTCACATGCATGA
- a CDS encoding MinD/ParA family protein: MHDQAEALRLKMLMNLEKTARSAAIISGKGGVGKSNFTANFSYSLLAKGKKVLIVDMDIGMGNIHILFGATPTYSLNDYLSGSQTLHEVVTPVEEGLAFIAGGSGLDTVLEWSKPMFDRLIDGFTMLQTEYDVILFDMGAGANKSSIDLILAVDEIILISTPEPTSITDAYSMMKYICMQDADKAFHIVSNRVIKEEEGRDSVARLQLAMRKFLSAETTILGFLPDDVNVRNAVIAQTPFVKLYPNAQISKRMKEITETYLLGEQPGTSIETSGFLNKIKSIFQKGRG, encoded by the coding sequence ATGCATGATCAAGCCGAAGCGTTACGTTTAAAAATGTTAATGAATCTTGAGAAAACAGCACGTTCCGCAGCAATTATTAGTGGCAAAGGAGGAGTTGGGAAATCTAACTTTACCGCTAATTTCTCCTATTCATTACTAGCCAAAGGTAAGAAAGTTTTAATTGTTGACATGGATATTGGTATGGGGAATATACATATCTTATTTGGTGCAACGCCAACATATAGTTTAAACGACTATTTGAGCGGTTCACAAACGCTACATGAGGTAGTCACTCCTGTAGAAGAAGGTTTAGCTTTCATTGCGGGGGGATCTGGACTTGATACGGTGTTAGAATGGTCAAAGCCGATGTTCGACCGTTTAATCGATGGCTTTACGATGCTCCAAACTGAATATGATGTAATTTTATTCGACATGGGAGCGGGAGCAAACAAAAGCTCAATCGATTTAATACTGGCAGTAGATGAAATTATTTTAATTTCTACGCCTGAACCGACATCTATAACTGACGCTTACTCTATGATGAAGTATATTTGCATGCAGGATGCTGATAAAGCATTTCATATCGTCAGTAACCGAGTGATAAAAGAAGAAGAAGGTAGAGATTCAGTGGCACGTTTACAGCTCGCCATGAGAAAATTCTTATCCGCAGAAACAACAATACTAGGTTTTTTGCCTGATGATGTAAACGTCAGGAATGCAGTTATTGCCCAGACTCCTTTTGTGAAGTTATATCCCAATGCTCAGATTAGCAAGCGTATGAAAGAAATTACAGAAACATATTTACTTGGCGAACAGCCAGGCACTTCAATAGAAACTTCTGGATTCTTAAATAAAATAAAAAGTATTTTTCAGAAGGGGCGTGGCTGA
- the flhA gene encoding flagellar biosynthesis protein FlhA has translation MQFKDIGVLAAVIMIIAMLVIPLPPWLLSFLIIINITLGLMVLLTAMNMQEALQFSIFPSLLLLLTLFRLGLNVSTTRAILSEGNAGGVVDTFGTFVTGGNIIVGLVVFVILIIIQFIVITKGSERVSEVAARFTLDAMPGKQMSIDADLNAGMISDTEARQRREKVSNEADFYGAMDGATKFVKGDAIAGIIIVMINLLVGMIIGVVQMGLPFAEAAVQFSTLTVGDGIVSQIPALLISTATGIVVTRAASEGNLGTDITNQLLGQPKLLYVAAITILLLGLATPINDVLTIPIAAALATGAFMMSRKPEEDPDELLEMEQDVETEGLKRPENVVDLLNVDPIEFEFGYGLIPLVDATQGGDLLDRVVMIRRQLAIELGLVIPVVRIRDNIQLQPNEYRIKIKGNEMARGELLLDHYLAMSPGGEDLIDGIDTIEPSFGLPAKWITEETKEDAEIMGYTVVDPPSVVSTHLTEVIRAHAADLLGRQETKQLVDHVHETYPILVDELTPTPLSIGEIQKVLAKLLSEQVSVRNLSIIFETLADYSKYTSDVDVLTEYVRQSLARQITGQYVNGNEALKVLTVSGKVEKLIADSIQQTEQGNFLSIDPSQSQTILERIAQEVERVALLDQSPIILCSPAVRMYVRQITERYFPQIPILSYNELEASVEVQSVGVVDI, from the coding sequence ATGCAGTTTAAAGATATTGGAGTACTTGCAGCGGTTATTATGATCATTGCAATGCTCGTCATACCTTTACCCCCATGGCTATTAAGTTTTTTAATCATTATTAATATTACACTCGGTTTAATGGTTCTATTAACTGCGATGAATATGCAAGAAGCGCTGCAATTCTCCATTTTTCCGTCATTATTGCTATTACTCACTTTATTTCGACTAGGTTTGAACGTTTCCACAACACGTGCTATTCTTTCTGAAGGAAATGCCGGTGGAGTTGTTGATACATTCGGTACATTCGTTACAGGTGGAAATATTATCGTTGGTTTAGTTGTTTTCGTCATCTTAATAATCATTCAATTTATTGTTATTACTAAAGGTTCGGAACGTGTGTCTGAAGTAGCGGCACGTTTTACATTGGACGCGATGCCAGGAAAGCAAATGAGTATTGATGCGGATTTAAATGCGGGAATGATTTCCGATACAGAAGCTCGTCAACGACGTGAAAAAGTGAGTAATGAAGCGGATTTCTATGGTGCAATGGATGGTGCGACGAAATTCGTTAAAGGGGACGCCATTGCCGGTATTATCATTGTTATGATTAACTTATTAGTCGGAATGATTATAGGTGTTGTGCAAATGGGGTTACCGTTTGCGGAAGCCGCTGTCCAATTCTCTACCTTAACGGTAGGGGACGGAATCGTATCTCAAATACCGGCTCTTCTTATATCGACGGCTACCGGTATTGTCGTAACACGCGCGGCTTCTGAAGGGAATTTGGGGACGGATATTACAAACCAGTTGTTAGGACAACCGAAGCTATTATATGTTGCAGCAATTACGATCTTATTACTAGGTCTAGCTACACCGATTAACGACGTCCTAACTATTCCTATTGCAGCTGCACTTGCTACTGGTGCGTTTATGATGTCCCGAAAACCAGAAGAAGACCCAGACGAGTTACTGGAAATGGAACAGGATGTAGAAACAGAAGGATTGAAACGCCCTGAAAATGTAGTGGATTTACTTAACGTCGATCCAATTGAGTTTGAGTTCGGCTATGGACTAATCCCACTTGTTGATGCGACACAAGGGGGAGATTTGTTAGATAGGGTAGTCATGATTAGACGCCAGTTAGCTATTGAACTTGGACTCGTTATTCCGGTCGTGCGGATTCGTGATAACATTCAACTTCAACCAAATGAATATAGAATTAAAATTAAAGGTAATGAAATGGCACGAGGAGAGTTACTGCTGGATCACTACTTAGCAATGAGTCCTGGCGGTGAAGACTTAATTGATGGGATTGATACAATCGAACCGTCATTTGGGCTCCCAGCTAAATGGATTACAGAAGAAACAAAAGAAGACGCCGAAATTATGGGCTATACAGTTGTCGATCCGCCTAGTGTCGTTTCTACACATCTAACAGAAGTAATCCGTGCACATGCCGCTGACTTGCTCGGCCGCCAAGAGACGAAACAGCTAGTAGACCATGTCCATGAGACTTATCCGATTTTAGTAGATGAATTGACACCTACACCGTTATCAATAGGAGAAATTCAAAAAGTTCTTGCTAAATTATTGAGTGAACAAGTATCAGTTCGGAATTTGTCTATCATTTTCGAAACATTGGCTGATTATTCCAAATACACATCAGATGTAGATGTATTAACGGAATATGTTAGACAATCATTGGCTAGACAAATTACAGGTCAATATGTGAACGGCAATGAAGCACTAAAAGTATTGACGGTTTCAGGGAAAGTGGAAAAGTTGATTGCAGATAGTATTCAGCAAACGGAACAAGGTAACTTTTTATCCATTGATCCAAGCCAATCCCAAACTATTCTGGAGCGAATTGCACAGGAAGTAGAACGTGTAGCGTTGCTAGATCAATCACCAATCATCTTATGCTCACCTGCTGTTCGAATGTATGTAAGACAAATAACAGAGCGCTATTTCCCTCAAATACCTATATTGTCTTATAATGAACTCGAAGCATCTGTAGAAGTCCAAAGTGTAGGGGTGGTGGATATTTAA
- the fliR gene encoding flagellar biosynthetic protein FliR has translation MNDIIPSLPAFLLILTRITAFFVTLPLFSYRTIPPTQRLLFAALLAWMMSYSVNMPALEIDGQFILLVIKEAVVGLSIGIAAFIIMSAIQVAGGFIDFQMGFAIANVIDPQTGAQSPLLGQFLNSLAMLLLLAINGHHMLLDGIFYSYEFVPINELWPPFGDAKMAEFIVLTFARAFALAFQMAIPVVATLFLVDLALGITARAVPQLNIFVVGFPIKIGVSFIVLLTIASVFIILMKKLFEIMIITMRDVMVLLGGG, from the coding sequence ATGAATGATATCATTCCATCATTACCAGCATTTTTATTAATTTTGACGCGGATTACTGCATTTTTTGTTACGCTGCCGCTATTTTCATATCGGACTATCCCACCAACGCAACGACTACTATTCGCTGCGCTACTTGCGTGGATGATGTCTTATTCAGTCAACATGCCGGCATTGGAAATTGACGGTCAGTTTATACTACTCGTAATAAAAGAAGCAGTAGTCGGCTTGTCTATTGGCATTGCCGCTTTTATTATTATGTCGGCCATTCAAGTAGCGGGTGGATTCATTGATTTCCAAATGGGTTTTGCGATTGCCAACGTAATCGACCCGCAGACAGGGGCACAGTCACCATTGCTGGGACAATTTCTTAATTCTCTAGCTATGTTGTTATTACTTGCGATCAATGGTCATCACATGTTATTGGATGGCATATTTTACAGTTATGAATTTGTTCCGATTAATGAATTATGGCCGCCGTTTGGAGACGCCAAAATGGCAGAGTTTATCGTGTTAACATTTGCTAGAGCCTTTGCACTTGCGTTTCAAATGGCCATTCCTGTAGTAGCCACGTTATTTCTCGTGGATCTTGCGCTCGGTATAACTGCGAGAGCCGTTCCACAGTTAAATATTTTCGTTGTCGGTTTCCCGATAAAAATCGGTGTAAGTTTTATCGTGCTTCTTACGATTGCCAGTGTATTTATTATACTTATGAAAAAGTTATTTGAAATTATGATTATTACTATGAGAGACGTAATGGTCTTGCTAGGAGGTGGCTGA
- the fliM gene encoding flagellar motor switch protein FliM → MSGDVLSQNEIDALLSALSTGEMSAEEMKKEEETRKVRVYDFKRALRFSKDQIRSLTRIHENFARLLTTYFSAQLRTYIQINVVSVDQIPFEEFISSIPHMTLINIFDVSPLEGNILMEVNPNVAYSMLERLMGGFGSSSGKVDNMTEIETKILTNLFERSFDNLREAWSGLIDIDPYLAEMEVNPQFLQMISPNETVIVISFNIVIGESSGMINICIPHVVLEPIIPNLSVRYWMQTNKKEPTPEQSVLLEKRLKQASLPIIAELGNGEISVEDFLYLQAGDVISLDTKIDDPLTIRVGETPKFTAQPGKMRNRMAVQILETLMSGGDEDDE, encoded by the coding sequence GTGTCTGGAGATGTTCTGTCGCAAAATGAAATAGATGCGTTGCTTTCTGCATTATCTACGGGTGAAATGTCAGCAGAAGAAATGAAAAAAGAAGAAGAAACTAGAAAAGTCCGTGTATATGATTTTAAGCGTGCATTGCGCTTTTCTAAAGACCAAATCCGTAGTTTGACGAGAATCCATGAAAACTTCGCAAGGTTATTAACGACTTATTTTTCAGCGCAGTTGCGTACATATATTCAAATTAACGTTGTTTCGGTAGATCAAATACCGTTTGAAGAATTTATTAGTTCCATTCCTCACATGACATTGATCAATATATTCGATGTTTCTCCGCTTGAAGGGAATATATTGATGGAAGTTAACCCGAATGTGGCGTATTCCATGCTAGAAAGGTTGATGGGTGGATTTGGTTCTAGTTCTGGAAAAGTAGATAATATGACAGAGATTGAAACGAAGATTTTGACGAATTTGTTTGAACGCTCTTTTGATAATTTACGTGAAGCTTGGTCTGGGTTAATTGACATTGACCCATATCTTGCGGAAATGGAAGTCAATCCACAATTTCTACAAATGATATCGCCTAATGAAACAGTTATCGTTATTTCGTTCAATATCGTCATTGGTGAATCAAGCGGAATGATTAATATTTGTATACCGCACGTAGTACTAGAACCGATTATTCCAAACTTATCTGTTCGTTACTGGATGCAAACAAACAAAAAGGAGCCTACACCTGAACAGAGCGTTTTATTGGAAAAGCGCTTAAAGCAGGCATCATTGCCAATAATTGCTGAATTAGGGAATGGCGAGATTTCTGTTGAAGACTTCCTTTATCTACAAGCGGGAGATGTCATATCGCTGGATACTAAAATTGATGATCCGCTGACGATTCGCGTAGGAGAAACACCGAAATTCACTGCTCAACCAGGCAAAATGCGTAATCGGATGGCTGTTCAAATACTGGAGACATTGATGTCCGGAGGGGATGAGGATGATGAGTGA